A single region of the Grus americana isolate bGruAme1 chromosome 3, bGruAme1.mat, whole genome shotgun sequence genome encodes:
- the OTOR gene encoding otoraplin — protein sequence MTRRVHLVILFLCLGLMCPLVTGIFMDKLASKKLCADDDCVYTISLARAEEDYNAPDCRFINIKKGQLIYVYSKLVKEKDSGEFWAGSVYGEQYEDHMGTVGYFPSSLVSEQHVYQEANKTVPTTDIDFFCE from the exons atgacacGACGTGTTCATTTGGTTATTCTATTTTTGTGTCTCGGACTGATGTGTCCTCTTGTAACTGGAATTTTTATGGACAAGCTTGCCAGTAAGAAGCTGTGTGCTGATGACGACTGTGTCT aCACCATTTCCCTTGCCAGAGCAGAAGAGGATTATAATGCTCCAGACTGCCGattcattaatattaaaaaagggcAGTTGATTTATGTTTATTCAAAactagtgaaagaaaaagactcTGGAGAATTCTGGGCTGGAAGT GTTTATGGAGAACAGTATGAAGACCATATGGGGACAGTTGGTTATTTCCCTAGCAGTTTAGTCTCAGAACAACATGTCTATCAAGAAGCAAATAAGACTGTTCCTACAACG GACATCGATTTCTTCTGTGAATAG
- the SNRPB2 gene encoding U2 small nuclear ribonucleoprotein B'', with product MDIRPNHTIYINNINDKIKKEELKRSLYALFSQFGHVVDIVALKTMKMRGQAFVIFKELGSSTNALRQLQGFPFYGKPMRIQYAKTDSDIISKMRGTFADKEKRKEKKKAKSLEQSANAANKKIIQGATQNSASAPGTAAQNQQVPDNPPNYILFLNNLPEETNEMMLSMLFNQFPGFKEVRLVPGRHDIAFVEFENENQAGAARDALQGFKITPSHAMKITYAKK from the exons ATGGACATCAGGCCGAACCACACCATCTACATCAACAACATCAATGACAAGATTAAGAAAGAAG AACTGAAGAGGTCCTTGTATGCGTTATTCTCACAGTTTGGTCATGTGGTCGACATTGTGGCTTTAAAGACTATGAAGATGAGAGGACAAGCTTTTGTTATATTTAAAGAACTTGGATCGTCTACCAATGCTCTGAGACAACTACAAGGCTTTCCATTCTATGGGAAACCAATG cgTATTCAGTATGCAAAAACGGACTCTGACATCATCTCTAAAATGCGTGGTACTTTTGCtgataaggaaaaaaggaaggaaaagaagaaagccaaATCTCTGGAGCAGTCAGCAAATGCGGCAAATAAAAAGATTATCCAG GGAGCAACACAAAATTCAGCCAGTGCCCCAGGGACTGCAGCACAGAATCAGCAg GTGCCTGATAACCCACCAAACTATATCCTTTTCCTTAATAACTTGCCTGAGGAAACAAATGAGATGATGCTGTCCATGTTATTCAATCA GTTTCCTGGATTCAAAGAAGTACGCTTAGTGCCTGGGCGTCATGACATTGCATTTGTGGAGTTTGAAAATGAGAATCAAGCAGGAGCTGCTCGAGATGCTCTCCAGGGATTCAAGATTACTCCATCTCATGCCATGAAAATCACTTACGCGAAGAAATAA